Part of the Coriobacteriia bacterium genome, CTGCACATGGAGGTCATCAAGGAGCGGCTCGAGCGGGAGTTCGACCTTGAGTTGCTGGCGACGGCGCCCTCGGTCGAGTACCACGCGTACCTGACCAATGGCACCCAAGTGGTCATCCATTCGCCACAGGACATGCCCGACCCATCGAAGCTGGATCGCATCGAAGAGCCGTTCCTTAAGACCACGGTGATCGTCCCGCCGGACTATGTGGGCGCGGTTATGGAGCTGTCCACCAGCCGGCGCGCCACCTTCACCGACATGCAGTATCTGAGCAAGACCACGGTGGAGTTGCACTACGAGATGCCCCTATCCGAGCTGATTATGGACTTCTTCGATCAGCTCAAGAGCCGCACCAAGGGCTACGCGTCACTTGACTACGAGCCCATCGGCTACCGCCCCGGCAACATGGTCAAGCTCGACATCCTGCTTGCGGGCAAGCCGGTCGATGCTTTGTCGTTCATCGTTCACAAAGACAAGGCCTACGACCGTGGAAAAGTGCTCACGGAGAAGCTCAAGGAGATCATTCCTCGGCAGATGTTCGAGGTGCCGATCCAAGCTGCCATCGGCGCCAAGATCCTTGCCCGCGAAACCGTACGCGCGATGCGCAAGGACGTCATCGCCAAGTGCTACGGCGGTGACATCTCGCGTAAGCGCAAGCTCTTGGAGAAGCAGAAGAAGGGCAAGAAGCGGATGAAGAACATCGGATCGGTCGAAGTCCCGCAGGAGGCCTTCATGGCGATTCTCAAAGTCGACGAGTAGCCGCGGATCGCCGTGAACCCACGCCGATGAGCGCCATCGCCGACATCCTGTCCCGCGGCCGAGTGCTTCTTGCCCCGATGGCCGGCGTCACAGAGGCTCCCTTCCGCGGCATCTGCAAACGCATGGGTGCGGGTCTGACGTACACGGAGATGGTCAGCGCGACCGGCCTGCACTACACGCCCGACTCTCCAACCTCTACAGCGCTTCTGCGCCTCGACCCCGCCGAGACTCCTGCCGCCGTGCAGATCTTCGGCGCCAACCCCGATGTGATGGCCGAGCAGGCCGCGCGCCTGGTCGAGCGGTTGGGCGACTCCATCGCGCTGCTCGACATCAACATGGGTTGTCCTGTCACAAAGGTGATCGCCAAGGCCGAGGGCAGTGCGCTGATGCGGACTCCGGAGCTTGCCGCGCAGATTGTGTCGGCCGTGGCCCAGGCCGTGTCACCGCTGCCGGTCACCGTCAAGTTCCGCAAGGGTTGGGACAGCGCGAGCGTCAACGCGGTGGACTTTGCGAAGCGCATGGAGGCGGCGGGAGCCGCCGCACTCGCGGTTCACGGCCGCACTCGCGACCAGTTCTACAAGGGCTCGGCGGACTGGCGGGTGATCGCCCAGGTCAAAGACGCCGTCGGCGTGCCGGTGATTGGAAGCGGCGACGTGTTCTCCGCCTACGATGCGGTCGCGATGATCGTGCAGACGGGCGTGGATGCCGTGATGGTCGCGCGCGGGGCGCAGGGCAATCCGTGGATCTTCCGAGAGGCACGTGCCCTCCTTGAGTCCGGCGCGCCGATCGCCGGTCCGACTGCGACCGAGCGCATCGACATGGCGCTGGAGCACGGTCGGGCGCTTGTCGACTTCGGTGGAGAGCGCGCCGTCATCCGCATGCGAAAGCATGTGGGGTGGTACGTTGCGGGTCTGCCCGGAGCCACCTACGTGCGCACGAAGGTCGATCAGAGCGCTACATTCGCCGAACTCGAGGCCATGTTGCTCGAGTACGCCGAGTTCTTGGCGAGCCACACCTCGTTGATGAAGGAAGGCCAGTGACAGACCTCGGCGTTTCGAGCGAGTTCGGACACGCCGAGGAGGCGGGCCTTCCCGAGCACTTCTACTTCCACGTGCCGTTCTGCCGGTCGAAGTGCTCCTACTGCGACTTCACCTCTTACGCGGGCTCTGACTCTCAGGACGTGTTCGCGGTGTTCGCTGGCATGGAGGCCGAGGTTCACCGCTGGTCGTTCGCGAGCCTGCCCGGCGTCGTTGCCACTGTTTACGTCGGCGGCGGGACGCCGTCGCTTCACGCGGCGCCGGTAGGCCAGCTGCTCGAGCAAGTGAGGCGCCACCTGCCGCTTCGAAGCGATGCCGAGATCACCGTGGAGGCGAATCCCGACTCGCTGAGTTCCTCGGCGCTTGAAGCGCTGGTCGCGGGCGGTGCCACCCGGATCAGCGTTGGCGTGCAGGCGT contains:
- the dusB gene encoding tRNA dihydrouridine synthase DusB, whose amino-acid sequence is MSAIADILSRGRVLLAPMAGVTEAPFRGICKRMGAGLTYTEMVSATGLHYTPDSPTSTALLRLDPAETPAAVQIFGANPDVMAEQAARLVERLGDSIALLDINMGCPVTKVIAKAEGSALMRTPELAAQIVSAVAQAVSPLPVTVKFRKGWDSASVNAVDFAKRMEAAGAAALAVHGRTRDQFYKGSADWRVIAQVKDAVGVPVIGSGDVFSAYDAVAMIVQTGVDAVMVARGAQGNPWIFREARALLESGAPIAGPTATERIDMALEHGRALVDFGGERAVIRMRKHVGWYVAGLPGATYVRTKVDQSATFAELEAMLLEYAEFLASHTSLMKEGQ